In Paludibaculum fermentans, the genomic stretch TTGACGCAGCAAGGCGCTGAGGCGGGCGGTGAGCGCGGCGGTGAGGGCCTCGTGCAGAAGTTGAGCCTTCCGCAACTGGTCGGAGCTCAGCTCGTCCAGCACCGGCAAGCCGGCCGGCAGGGTGTATTCGTTCCGTTTAGGGTCAGCTGGATTCTGATAGGCCACGCGCTGTCTCGCTCCCATTCTATCGGCGGAGAATGAGGCCAGGAATAGAGGCTAACTTCCGCTAAAACTCACCGGAACTTCTGCGACAGAAGATCGAAGGTATTTGCGCGCAATCATGATCCGACTCACACGCCTGAACCTGGAACCGATCGTGATCAATTCTGACCTGATCGAGTGCGTCGAGTCGACTCCGGACACGGTGTTGAAGCTGACAAACGGGCAGCGGCTGATGGTTCGGGAATCGCTGGATGAGGTGGTCGCGCGGGTGATTGAGTACAGGCGGGCCATCGCTGCCGCGCCGCCGGCGAGCGGTCGTGGCGGGACGGCGGCCGCCCTGTTCGCGGGAGAGAGCAAGCATGGCTACCGCTGACAACAGCACGGACCAGACGTTAAAGAAACGGCTGGATTTCTCGAGCCTGCTCGGCGCCTCACTGGCGGTCATCAGCCTGGTGGGCGGCCTAATTCTGGAAGGTGGTCATTTCGCGGACATCCGCCAGGCCTCGGCTCTGCTGATCGTGCTGGGCGGGACGCTGGGCGCGGTGCTGCTGAATACGCCACTGGAATTGTTCACGCGCTTGATGCGGCGATTGCCGGAACTCTTTTATTATGTGCCGGATCAGGTGGATCAGCGGATTGAGGACATCGCCCGCCTGGCCCAGAAGGCGCGACGTGAAGGCGTGGTTTCGCTGGAAGATGAGCTGGAGAAGATCCAGGACCCGTTCCTGCGCCGGGCCTTGGAGCTAGGCGTGGACGGGATGGCGCAGCAGGAGTACCGCGAGACGCTGGAACTGGAGATCGAACTGGCTGAACGGCGCGCCGAGGCGGAGGCGCATGTGCTTGAATCCGCAGGTGGTTATGCGCCGACGCTGGGTATCCTGGGGGCCGTGCTGGGCCTGATCCAGGTGATGAAGCACATCGAGAACATCGACCAGGTGGGGCCGGGCATTGCCGTGGCCTTTGTGGCGACTCTCTATGGCGTGGGCTCGGCCAATCTGCTGTTCCTGCCGGCGGCTGGCAAGCTGCGCGCCCGGTCCCGGTCGCAACTGGTGTGCAACGAGATGATCATGGAGGGTGTGGCGGCGGTGATGGACGGTTTGAACCCGAAAATGATCCGCCAGAAGCTCGCCTCGTTCCAGCAGCGGGGTCCGTCCGAGGTGCGGCGCAAGACGGCGAAGTTGAGCGAGACCAACAAGATAGCTCCACCGGCCAGCGTGCCGACGGTGCAGGGATAGGCAGGCCAAGCCATGCGGCGCCGCAGGAAAACAGACCATCCCGTCAGTCATGACCGCTGGCTGATCTCCTACGCCGATTTCATCACCCTACTCTTCGCCCTCTTCGTGGTTATGTTTGCGGCCTCGCAAACGGACAAGACGAAGATGGCCGCCATCCAGGAATCCTACCTCCGGGCTGTGCAGCGAGGCGCCGTGCTGGAGGGCCGCAGCGTGGTGGCGCGCATCCTGGGCGGTACGGTGGATGAAAAGGGCATCGGAAACGCCATGCTGCGCGGGCCTGGGGGCACGAAGAAGGTTCTTCCGGCGGTCACTCCGCAGATTCCGGCCGAGCTGCTGCCTCCCATGAACGCGCTCACCGAGAAACTGTCCAAGGAGATTGCGGCAGGGAAGCTGAAGGTGAGCCTGGGGGCGCGCGGGCTGGTGATCAGCTTCCGGCAGACCGCCCTGTTCAAGTCTGGAGACGATCAGGTCCAGATGGATGCGATCGAGGTCTTCAAGCCGATCGCGGAAGTGCTGCAGTCCCTTCCGAATCATATAGTTGTGGAAGGTCACACGGATTCCGTGCCGATTCACAACTCGCGTTTCCGCAGTAACTGGGAGCTCTCCGCCGCGCGTAGCATCGCCGTGATGGACATGCTGATCACCAAGTTCGGGATCGACCGGACGCGCGTGGCGATCCTTGGCTATGGCGAGAACCAGGCGAATGGCGATAACGAGTCGGAAGAGGGGCGGGCCAAGAACCGCCGTGTCGATCTCGTCATCCAGAACCTGGGTATTGAAGCTTCTGACCTGACCGCCGCCGCCACCCCTGCGCCGTCATCGACGAGCCGCCGCTAGCTCCCGCCTGCCGCCAATCCTCTAAAAACCCTCCTCCCCCGGTCCACTGTCCTTATATACAGACCAGCGCTCGGTTTCGATCCGCGGCCGCAACTCCCCCTAACGCTTTTAGGTCACTGGACCGCAAGGGCCGCTGGGCCTGGCGGGCTTGGCCTGCTGCTGTCCTGTCTGGCCATATCCTCGTGGCCGGGACTCTTTCCTGACCTGGGGGGCATGCTACCGCTGCGGCTACTACTCTGCCTGCGCGCTGCAATGGCACCGGTCGCTTGGACGCCGGTGGCCGGCCAGCCCGACGAGGCCGCTCTTCAAAGTTTTAGTAAAACTTTCCTCTAATCATGTACTGTCTAATTTCCGCTAAATATAGCGTCAGAATTTTGACGGTCCTGGCTAAGTGTCAAAAAACTGACAGCCGGAAGGATAGTCCTGAATGGGCCGGACGGAGTGGGGCAGGGAAGAGACACCTAGGAATGCGGACCGGGGTACCAGTGACCGCACTGAGCCGTGCTGGGTGCCCAGGGCGAGGAAGTTCTTGTAAGTGGCATAGAAACAGTAATTTGCGGGTTGCATGTCCTTGCGGGAAGCTAGTCCTGAGGCTGTGGTAGCCCCCCTGGCGTAGTGGTTCCAACCTAGGGATTCGCTACCTGGTACTGAAGGCGGGGCGAGATCGGGGGGCACAGATATCGCAAGTCTGTGGCCATCTTTGAGGGGAAAGTTTCTGTCAAGTGATTTAATAAAATCATTCAAGGAATCCGGGGTTGTAACGACAACATGAATGTCCTCGGCGAGTTCAACAAGCTGGACCGAGGGATAGTAAAAAAAGAAGGAAGAGAATAAAATGTCGATCTCAATCCAAACCAATAGCGGCAGCCTGATGGCGCTTGACAATCTCCGTGTGAACACCGACTTCCAGTCGAAAACCATCCAGCGCCTGACCTCGGGCTACCGTATCAACGCTTCCGGCGACGATGCCGCCGGCCTGGCAGTGGCCAACAGCTACCGTTCGCAGGTGGCCGAGCTGAACCAGGGCATCCGCAACGCGAACGATGGCCTCAGCCAACTCCAGATCGTAGACGGCGGTTTGAACAACATCACGAAGATGGTGGACCGGCTGCGCACTCTGGCGACCCAGGCCGCTTCCGACACGTTCAAGGGCGACCTTGCCACACTGGACAACGAGTTCAAGGCGATCCGGACAGAAATCGACCGGCAGGCCGCCAACATCGGCTTGGTCACCGGCGGCGCCAATGCGCAGTCTGTCGAAGTCTACGTCGGCGGCGGCAGCAGCCAGACGAATTCGATCGTCACGCTCGACCTGACCACGAGCAGCCTGGTCGACCAGGCCGGTCTCGGGATCGACTCCGACGACCTGCTCTCCAAGGCCGCTGCGAAGACCGCGCTGGACAACCTCACGATCGCCACCGCGACCCTTGGCACCATCCAGGGCCAGGTTGGTAGCAGCCAGAACAAGCTGCAGTATGCCGTGAACCTGGCTTCCTCGCAGTCCACCAACATCTCGGCCGCGGAGTCCCGCATTCGTGATGCTGATGTCGCAGCGGAAGCTTCGAACCTGACCAAGGCGCAGGTCCTGGCGCAGTCCTCCATGGCCGCCCTGGCCCAGGCGAACTCCGCCCCCCAGAACGTCCTGACCCTCCTCCGCCAGTAGTAGGTGCGGGCCGGTCGTTTCCGGTGAGATAAGACCGCCCCGTCCAACTTGCTACGCAGCAGTCGAGAGAAAAGCTGTTGCGGAGTCCTGAAGGTCCAAACACGATAGGCAACGCTTTGCTCTCCGCGCCTGGAATTTGACGAAGGCGCGGATGGGCCGGACGATGCGCGGGACCGAATCAGGGCCGGCAGGTTGGATACGGCCTGAAAGAGCCACGGGGTTGTCTTCCGTACTGAAATCGCAAACCCATTCAGGTTTGTCTGGGAGATCGTCCGCTTGGACGAGGCCGGGCACGGAGTGTGTCCGGAAGGTTGGTAGAACGCGTCAACCGCTTCCCTACGGGCTGGTGACAGCCTTTCAGTACATTTACGGCGAGGAAGTTAAGTGCAGAGGATCCCAGATGGCGCGGCCCTCCAGCCGTTCCAAACCGGCAGTCCGATTGGGGTTGCCGATGACGACGGCCGCGCTCAGGTTCCGGATGATTTCCATATAGCCAGGGTGGGCAACCCGCTCATTCCAGGCTGGGCTTCCTCCAACGTCCTCAACAGATACGGCAAGTGCGTGAATGACGGGCTGGCGTTGTAGGCCGGTTCCCTCGAGCGAGCACTTGATTCCGGGGGGCTGCTGGCCCTGCTTGCCGCGCCCGTCTACCAGGCAGGAGCGGCAGGCGAGTTCCGCCGAAGCGCGTGAGTACTTCCGCGACAGCAGCCAGAAGACCAGCCTGGCAGGCATTCCCAGGCACCCAGTCTGGAATTGGCATCGCATTTGCCAATCTTGACTTGATTTAACTGATTTACTAAAGGATTTCCAGGTGGACACGACAATTCACTCATCCTCAGGCGCTGACCCGGCAGGGACAGGCTGGACCGAGAGGATCACGGGGGTAAGGAATTGGCGATCTCAGTCCAAACGAACACCGGCTCTCTGCTGGCCCTGGATAACTTACGTATGAACACTGATTTTCAGTCCAGGACGATCCAGCGATTGACTTCGGGCTATCGCATCAACGCATCGGGCGACGACGCAGCCGGCTTGGCCGTAGCGAACAGCTACCGCACTGTAGTGGCTGAACTGAACCAGGGCATCCGCAACGCGAACGACGGGTTGAGTCAACTCCAGATCGTGGACGGGGGTCTCAACAATATCTCCAAGATGGTGGACCGTTTGCGCACATTGGCGACCCAGGCCGCCTCGGACACCTTCGTGGGCGATATGAGTAGTCTGAATGACGAATTCAACGCGATTAAGACGGAGATCGACCGTCAGGCCGCCAACATCGGGCTGACCCCGGAGGGCCCGAACGCCAGGAGTTCGGAAGTGTACGTAGGCGGAGGGAATATCCAGGCGAATTCGATAGTGACCCTGGATTTGACCGACACCAGCGTAGTGGATGCCACAGGACTCGGCATCAACGGCGACAACCTCACGAACAAGGCCGCGGCCAAAGCAGCGTTGACACACCTCACCAACGCCACCACAACCCTCGGCGTAATCCAAGGCCAAGTAGGCAGCAGCCAGAACAAGCTGCAGTACGCGCTCAACCTGGCCTCATCACAGGCAACCAACATCGCGGCGGCCGACTCTCGTATCCGGGACGCGGATATTGCGGCGGAGGCCTCGAATCTGACCAAAGCGCAGGTGTTGCAGCAGTCCTCAATGGCGGCGCTGGCACAGGCGAATTCCGCACCGCAGTCGATCCTGACGCTGCTCCGGCAGTAGGGATCGGATGCTCAGCCCGATGGGTCAAACCACCGGCCAGTCCAGACCAGCGGTCCCAAGAGACCGGGTATAGAGACGAGTTTGAGTATCGGAATTGGCGATCGCCGGCGCGAGCTGGTGGGTCACCTTGGGCTTTGACAACTAGTTTGTTTTCGGCTTCGCAGGGGGAATATCCTGCTGGACCCGGATCCTTGGAATGGCCGTTATTGGCACGTGGGTCCGATAGGAGTCTGGCGCGAGTCTCCGCGACATTCTGACGAAGCCTAGGCCGCGGGCCGGTGATCCGGCTCCGCGGCCTAGAACTTTTCCTTGAAAGGAGAACTGTAGACACCTCGGAGAGGGGCATTGTGTGGATGGACGCCTGGCGGGTCCCAGAGATCCGGCGGTGCGGCTATTGTCCATGCTTTCCATAAGTTACAGATGGTTGGCGACGGCCCCGGGCTCGAGTCCGTTCAGCCCTGGGGTGTGTTGCGCCGGCCGGGCGGCGAGCAGGTAGCGGCGGGCGCTTTCCCGAAGCGCTGAGCACTGGCTCGTTGGCCAGAGCGGAACTACTCGTGTGCCGGGCCTCCGGCGCCTGGCGGGTTCCGGTCCGGTTTGGGATTGGTCTGATTCCGGCGAATCAAAGGATGCGTCCGCATCCAACGCTATTTGTGTGCGCGGTCCTCGCGAACACCTAAATTCCCTCAAACATAGCCACTCGTGTGCGACAAAGGACTAAGTAAATGCATAGGCAGTACCACTTAGGCGGCAGCGGCGGAATCAGGATCCGGATTCGCCGGGTTGGATGGGCCGCGACTGTCCCATATAAAGAAGATGCCGATCCGAACGAACCAGTGAATGCAGGCGGACGGCAAGGACCGGAGGCGCCGGCTGGAGCGGTGCCCTGGAGCTTTGCCTATCGGATGACGGCGCTGAGCGCCCCCTTCAAATTTCTGTCAAGAGCCTAAAGAAATTTCTTAAAGGAAATTGGGTCCCTTGCGACAACATGAATGTCCTCGGCGAGCTTAAAAGGATCGACCGGGAATTCAAAAAAAGAAATTAAAGGGGAGAGTAGAAATGGCGATCTCAGTTCAAACCAATACCGGCTCTTTGATGGCGCTGGACAATCTTCGTACCAACACCGATTTCCAGTCAAAGACCATCCAACGGCTGACCTCGGGCTACCGCATCAACGCTTCGGGCGACGACGCGGCTGGTCTTGCCGTGGCCAACAGCTACCGCACGCAGGTTGCCGAACTGAACCAGGGCATCCGCAACGCGAACGACGGCCTGAGCCAGCTCCAGATCGTGGACGGCGGCCTGAACAACATTTCCAAGATGGTGGACCGGTTGCGCACTCTGGCGACCCAGGCCGCTTCCGATACGTTCACGGGCGACCTGACGACGCTGGACGACGAATTCACGGCGATCAAGACGGAAATCGACCGCCAGGCTGCCAACATCGGCCTGATCACCGGTGGCGACAATGCCAAGGCCGGCGAAGTGTTCGTGGGCGGCGGCGACACGCAGGCGAACTCGATCGTGACCCTCGATCTGACCGCGACCAGTGTGGTTGACTCGGCCGGTCTCGGCGTCGACGGCGATGACCTGACCAGCAAGGCGAACGCCAAGACTGCCCTGACGAACCTGACCGCCGCCACCGCGACGCTGGGCACGATCCAGGGTCAGGTTGGTAGCAGCCAGAACAAGCTGCAGTATGCCGTCAACCTCGCTTCTTCCCAGTCCACCAACATCTCGGCCGCTGAGTCCCGCATCCGTGATGCCGATATCGCTGCTGAAGCTTCGAACCTCACCAAGGCTCAGGTTCTGCAGCAGTCCTCGATGGCGGCCCTGGCGCAGGCGAATTCGGCTCCGCAGTCGGTGCTGACCCTGCTCCGGTAGTACTTTGGGTTTGTTCTTGACCAATTTTGGGGCCGATCTTCGGATCGGCCCCATACGTGCATTGTCAGTTGGTTTGGATCGCCGCCCGGCGGGGATGTGAGGAGAGTAAGATATGTCTTCGAGTAGTGCAATTTTCAGCGGTAACAGCCGCTACGCGAGTGACTTTCAGTCAGTGATCGAGAGATCCGTCGCGATCGCGTCGATGCCATTGACACAACTCCAGAATCAGCGGAGCAATACCGCGAGCGAACAAACGGCGATCAGCAGCCTGGCCTCCAAGTTCTCGACGCTGCGAACTGCGCTGGACAATATTGATTCGGGAACGACAGCTGCTCCGACGGCGACGCTGAGCAACTCGGCGGTTGCCCGCGTCACGGCGGCCTCTGGTGCGCAGCCGACGGAAATGAACCTCGAGGTGATCAACCTGGGGTCCTATTCGACATCACTAAGTAATGATGGCCTGATCAAGGTGACCGATCCCACATCGCAGTCGATCACCAGCGATGAAGTGGCGACGCTCACCATTAATGGCGTGCCGATGGAAATCCATCCGCCGGTGGGCAGCCTGAACGCGTTGGCGCAGGCGATCAATGAGAAAGGCGCCGGCGTGCAGGCTTCGGTGGTGAACATCGGCGGGCCCGGGGCCGCGGATTACCGTCTGGCCCTGCGCAGCACCGACCTGGGCGGGGTGACGATCGATCTTTCTGATTCCACAGGCAGCATCGCCACTCAGTACGCCACAGGCACAACCGCGCAATATCGCGTGAACGGCTTCCCCGCGACCGCGGTGGACAGCACTTCGCGCAAGGTGACGATCGCGCCGGGTGTGACTGCGGAATTGGCAGCGGTGGGTTCGACGGACATCTCACTGACACCGAATGCGACCAAGCTTCAGGACTACATCTCCGCCTTCGTGACTGCTTTCAATGCAGCGGGTTCTGAAATCGATACACACCGCGGGCAGGGGACCGGCGCACTGTCAGGGCAGAGCCTGCCTTCGGAACTGGGCAACACTCTTCGTGAGCTGATGAAGTTCGAAACGACCGGCTCGACGATCAGCAATCCGGCTGACCTGGGCTTGTCGCTCGATCGGAACGGCACGCTGCTGTTCAACACTGCCACGTTTGCCACTGCTTTTGCCGACAACAATGATGCTGTTCGGGGCTTCCTGGGCGGCGAGAGTTCCGGTGGATTCCTGCAGAGCATGAAGGCCACTCTGGACACGGTGGATGGGCTGACGGGCGGGGTATTGACCGATGCCTCCAGCCAGGTAGCCAAGACGCTCGTGCGGCAAGACGACCAGATCGCCGAGATGCAGAACCGCATTGACGTGATGGAGACCAACCTGAAGGAGCGGATGGCGGCGTCGGACGCGGCGATCGCCCTTTTGGAACAGCAAGTTACGCTCATTACGGGACTCTTCAGTGCCAACAACAATTCCAACAACTGATGCCGGTGGGGCCGCGGAAGCTTGCTGGGATGCCTACTATCGGTCCCTGATGGCGATTCTCCAGAGCGAAGACATGCACGCCGCGTTGGCACAGGTTGAGCAGGTTGCGGCCGCGGTCCAGAAGTATCTTTCGGACGCCCCAACACCCGAGGCACGCGCAAAACGCGCCCAGAGACTCGTGCAGGAATTGGAGGCGGCCCGCCGGTCGGCGATCGCTACCCGTGAGCACCTGCGGCAGCAGGTGCAGACAGTCAAACCCACCACCGCATACGCCTCCCAGGGCGGGGGCGAGCACGAACCCTGGTCCACCAGCCTTTAGCGAATTCGTCAGAATCTTGACGGTGATCGTCCGGTTGCTGACGGCGAGCCGGGGATAAAGCCCAGCCGACTTAACAAAACTCACTTGGCATGCCGATTGCATGTCAGCAAGTGTTATGGTCGACAAACTCGCTGAAGGTATCGAGCGATACATGGATCTGGTGGCACTGCGCCAGCGCCTGGTCAGTGCCAACATTGCGAACGCGGAGACCCCGAACTACCGGACGAAGGACGTGGATTTCGCGTCCCAAATGCAGTCCGTGCTGGAAGGGGATCAACCCAAAATCTCAGAACCCGCGGGTCTTGCGGCCAAGTCCGACGGCAACAACGTCAGCATGGAGCGCGAGATGCGCCTGCTGTCTGAGAACGCGATGCGATTCCAGATCGCCTCGACACTCCTGAAGACCGAAGTGCGTCAAATCAAAACGGCCATCCAGGAGGGTAAAGGCGCATGAGCCTCTTCACCGCACTCTCCGTCAGCGCCACCGGGCTTACGGCGCAACGCCAGCGCGCCGAACTGCTGGTGGAAAACCTGGCAAATTCCGAGACAACCCGTACGGCCGAGGGCGGACCCTACCGCCGCAAGGACGCCGTCTTTTCCACGGCTTCCGTGGATACCCCTTTTCAGTCGATGTATGCCTCCGAGCTGGGCAACCAGGCGTCGGGGGTGCAGGTGAGCGAGATCGTGACGGATACACGCGATCCCGAGCGGCGCTACATGCCGGGTCATCCGGACGCCGACACCGAGGGCTACGTCAAACTCCCCAATGTGAATCCGGCCGAAGACATGGTCGACCTGATGAGCGCCTCGCGCAACTACCAGGCAAACGTGACGGCGATGAGCGCGGTGAAGGACATGATTCACCGTTCCATCGATCTACTGCGGTGAGCGGCAGGGAGGGAGTCTAGATGATACCGCCCGTGACATCGATGGCGAACATTGCCGGCATCGACAACATCTCCGGATTGGGGTCGCCCAGCCAGGTCACTTCCACCGGTCCGGTCAGTCCCGAGTTCGGCAATCTGCTGGAAGCGGCGATCGACCGCGTCGAGTTGTCGCACAATACGGCCGAGACCGCGGTGAACCAGTTTGTCAGCGGGGAAGAGAACGAGATCCACTCCACCGTGATGGCGGTGCAGCGCGCGGAACTCGACTTCGAGCTGGCCCTGCAAGTGAAGAATAAAGTCGTTTCGGCCTATCAGGAAATCATGCGGATGCAGATCTGAGGCCTCACTAGGACCCAATGAACCAACTGCGCAGCATTTATGCCTCTCTTACCCCGAAGCAGCGGGGTTCGATCGTGATCATCTGTCTCGCGATCATCGCCGGATTCTTCTATATCTCCCGGTGGCAGCACGAGCGGGGTTTCGAGCCCCTATATAAGGAGTTGACCAGCGAGGATGCTTCGGCTGTCGTGGCCAAGCTCAAGGAGCGGGGTGTTGAATTCCGCCTGGGCGAGGGCGGGACGTCGGTGATGGTGCCGACGGCACAGGCCGCGGAGATGCGGCTGGAGATGGCCGGCGCGGGTTTGGTGCGCAGCGGGCGGCCCGGCTTCGAACTGTTCGATAAGGTCAACTTTGGCGTGACCGACTTTGCGGAGCAGGTGAACTACCGTCGTGCGCTGGAAGGCGAGCTGGAACGTTCCGTCGTTTCGCTGGCGGAGGTCGAGAAAGCCCGGATCCACCTGACTTTCAAGCGCGAGTCAGTGTACACAGAGGCGCGGCAGCCGGCGAAGGCGAGTGTCCTGATTAAGTTGAAACCTTACGCCAAGCTCTCCGCGCAGAATGTACAGGCCATTGCACACCTTATTTCCAGTGCGGTGGAAGGCCTGAGTCCGGACTCGGTTTCCGTGCTGGATATGAACGGCAATCTGCTGGGCCGTCCGAGGCGGACACCCACCCAAAGCGGCGAAGAGCTGAACGATTATGCGCTGGAATACCAGCAGACGGTGGAGAAGCAGTTGCTCTCCAAGATCAACTCGACCCTGGAACCTCTGTTAGGGCCGGACCGTTTCCGGGCCGGGGTTTCGGCCGATTGCGACCTGACGAGTACGGATGAGAGCGAGGAGATCTTCGATCCCGAGCGCTCCGTCATGACGAGCAGCCAGAAGAGCGAGGACAGTTCCAGCCACACGCCGGCCGGCGGAGTGCCCGGTACCGCTTCGTCACTGCCCCGTCCTTCCAATGAGGGGGCGAAGGGACCGGTGGGGACCTCTCGCAAAACCGAGAATGTGGCCTACCAGACTTCACGGAAAGTGCGGCATCGCAAGACCCCGCAGGGCACGCTGCGGCGCGTTTCGGTTTCCGTGCTGCTGGACAACGATGTCGAGTGGCAGGGCCAGGGCGCCAGCAGGAAAAAGGTGATTGTGCCGCCGACGCCGGAGCGGGTGAAGTCGATTCACGACCTGGTGGCGGGGGTGGTGGGTTTCTCGCAGGAACGCGGCGACCAGATTGTCGTGGAAGTGCTGCCGTTTGAGATGAATCTGCACGGCGACCCGCTGGCAGACCAGGCGCCCGCGCCGGCGGCCGCCAAGGATTGGAAGTCCAAGATCACGAACGTGGTGCAGGACCAGAAGCAACTGATTCCGCTGAGCGCAATTTTAGCCGCGGTGTTCGTGCTGGGTGTTGGAGCATGGCAGTTCCGCCGATATAAGAAAGCGAAGCAGGCGCGCAAGTCCACGGTTTTGGAAGCCATGCCGGCCCTGCCAGCGGCGTCGAGTACCCCGGGCGCTTTGGCTGAGGCGATGCAGGAGCAGCAGGCGCTGGAAGCCGAGGAGGCAGATCCGGTGGCCCGGTTGCTGATGCTGGTGGAAGAGAAACCGGAGCAATGCGCGAACGTGCTGAAGCAATGGCTGTCTGAGCAGGAAGCGGGAGCGTAATGAAGCCAGCAACGGAAGCAAGTCCCGGCGCAAGGAAGGTGGCCGTGCTGATGGCCGCCCTGGGTCTGGAAGCCAGTTCCAAGCTTTTGAAGCAGTTGGAGCCGGATGAGATTCGGATGGTCAGCGCGGCCCTGAATGCCTTGGGGCCCGTGCCGGTGGACGAGGCGCACCAGGTTCTGCAGGAATTCGAAGAGAAGGCGTCGACGCGGCAGATCATGGGTCATGGCGGACCCGGCTACACGATGAAACTGCTGTCGGGTACTTTCGGTGAAGAGTTTGCCCGGCAGACCGGGTTGGCGCTGTCGGGTGAGGAAGTCAAGAAGACCGCGCTCGACCTGCTGGCGGAGGCGGACAGCGAACAACTGGCACGCATCCTGGAACCGGAGCATCCGCAGACCGTCGCCCTGCTGATGTCGGCCATGGCGCCGGATGCCGGCTCCAAAATCGTCTCCTCGTTCACGCCGGAACGGCAATATGAGGTATTCACCAGGATGGCGGTGATCGACCAGTCGGATCCGGCCATGATCGAGCTGATTGCCGAGTCGCTGCTGCAACGGCTGCCGGCGGGCGGCGCTCCGCAGAAGCAGCGGGCCAGCGGCGTGCAACTGGCGGCGGAACTCATCAACCGGTTGGATCCGGAAGATGGAGTCCGGGTACTGGATTCGGTGGGATCGCAGGCGCCCGAACTGGCGGAGTCGATCCGGCGGCTGTTGTTTGTCTTCGACGACATCCTGAAGCTGGACGCCAAGGCGATGCGCGAGTTGATCTCGCGTGTGGATCGCAAGCTGCTGGTTCTGGGTTTGAAGGGCACCAGCGAAGAGATCCGGCAGAAGTTCCTGGGCTCGATGTCGAAGAACGGCGCATCGATGCTGTTGGAAGATATCGATGCGGCGGGTCCGGTGCGGTTGAGAGAAGTGGAAGGGGCGCAGCAGCAGATCATTTCCGTGGTACGGCAGATGGAAGCCGAGGGGCTGATCGATTTGCGGTCGGCGGGTGCGGAAGAATATGTCGTCTAGGGTTCTGGACAGTTCGGCCGGACGGTCGGTCAGGCCGTGGTTCGAACGGCAGGCGAGCAACGGGCACGGGCCCACGGCGCTATTCGCCACCGAACCGCAGCCCAAGCCGGAAGTCGAGCGGCGGGCCGAGGCGCGCAAGGAAGTCGACGAGATCCGGCAGCAGGTGGAGGCTGTGAAGGCGCTCGCTTTCCAGGAAGGCGTGGCGGCGGGCCAGGCGGCGGCGCGGGCCGAGGCGCAGGAAGAGCTGCGGGTGGTGCTGGACCGGTTGGCGGTTTCGGCGGCCCAACTGGCGAGCCTCAAGCACAAGCTGCGCAAAGAGGCGGAGCACGAGATTCTCAAACTGACTTTCGCGGTGGCGCGGCGCATCGTGCGGCGCGAGCTGTCGATGGATGCCGACACCGTGTTGGGTTTGCTGAACGCCGGGCTGTC encodes the following:
- a CDS encoding FliH/SctL family protein, translating into MSSRVLDSSAGRSVRPWFERQASNGHGPTALFATEPQPKPEVERRAEARKEVDEIRQQVEAVKALAFQEGVAAGQAAARAEAQEELRVVLDRLAVSAAQLASLKHKLRKEAEHEILKLTFAVARRIVRRELSMDADTVLGLLNAGLSKISKKDLQSIHVHPGHVEQIRAALEEEGVMTAEVVGDNALALGDILFETKQGELDARLETQFSEIENGFADRM
- the fliF gene encoding flagellar basal-body MS-ring/collar protein FliF is translated as MNQLRSIYASLTPKQRGSIVIICLAIIAGFFYISRWQHERGFEPLYKELTSEDASAVVAKLKERGVEFRLGEGGTSVMVPTAQAAEMRLEMAGAGLVRSGRPGFELFDKVNFGVTDFAEQVNYRRALEGELERSVVSLAEVEKARIHLTFKRESVYTEARQPAKASVLIKLKPYAKLSAQNVQAIAHLISSAVEGLSPDSVSVLDMNGNLLGRPRRTPTQSGEELNDYALEYQQTVEKQLLSKINSTLEPLLGPDRFRAGVSADCDLTSTDESEEIFDPERSVMTSSQKSEDSSSHTPAGGVPGTASSLPRPSNEGAKGPVGTSRKTENVAYQTSRKVRHRKTPQGTLRRVSVSVLLDNDVEWQGQGASRKKVIVPPTPERVKSIHDLVAGVVGFSQERGDQIVVEVLPFEMNLHGDPLADQAPAPAAAKDWKSKITNVVQDQKQLIPLSAILAAVFVLGVGAWQFRRYKKAKQARKSTVLEAMPALPAASSTPGALAEAMQEQQALEAEEADPVARLLMLVEEKPEQCANVLKQWLSEQEAGA
- the flgC gene encoding flagellar basal body rod protein FlgC, translated to MSLFTALSVSATGLTAQRQRAELLVENLANSETTRTAEGGPYRRKDAVFSTASVDTPFQSMYASELGNQASGVQVSEIVTDTRDPERRYMPGHPDADTEGYVKLPNVNPAEDMVDLMSASRNYQANVTAMSAVKDMIHRSIDLLR
- the fliE gene encoding flagellar hook-basal body complex protein FliE gives rise to the protein MIPPVTSMANIAGIDNISGLGSPSQVTSTGPVSPEFGNLLEAAIDRVELSHNTAETAVNQFVSGEENEIHSTVMAVQRAELDFELALQVKNKVVSAYQEIMRMQI
- the fliG gene encoding flagellar motor switch protein FliG produces the protein MKPATEASPGARKVAVLMAALGLEASSKLLKQLEPDEIRMVSAALNALGPVPVDEAHQVLQEFEEKASTRQIMGHGGPGYTMKLLSGTFGEEFARQTGLALSGEEVKKTALDLLAEADSEQLARILEPEHPQTVALLMSAMAPDAGSKIVSSFTPERQYEVFTRMAVIDQSDPAMIELIAESLLQRLPAGGAPQKQRASGVQLAAELINRLDPEDGVRVLDSVGSQAPELAESIRRLLFVFDDILKLDAKAMRELISRVDRKLLVLGLKGTSEEIRQKFLGSMSKNGASMLLEDIDAAGPVRLREVEGAQQQIISVVRQMEAEGLIDLRSAGAEEYVV